One window of Alkaliphilus metalliredigens QYMF genomic DNA carries:
- a CDS encoding S-layer homology domain-containing protein, with product MGKMLQRRLAGCMGILVLFSLLLVPTYAIEGLSSHPVYEGVSDPIERYNETQFNDIDNHWAREAIQEAAAFALMSGVDNQRFQPDGILSYADALTVIVKAIGQEGEAQQLGENQAPADVRNLSLLSTADHWIQGTIQVAIENGIVTPEEAGEISNLTPNQLETIGEQIEDQLDNYNEGNYTAQELAAIEQQIRQKLEINSTWNQPTTRQQVGQWIARALKLDPVYGDKMTKVRQFKDWENIDTEKVPFIEAMLQGNYMSGTSGTTFVPRGQLTRGQMAQIITKAHDDMMDARGITKYTGDITAVETVQQDQQDVTLFTIRKQDQSHHVLSAVAGSHDFIVKKDGTMGLSNRLRRGDVLRYYINEENKVLYGVVEPLQSREIEGFVELVNSESRQLMVTDFADQRHVLQVAPNADITVNQRASSLNNILYGQEVVVTVKGNNVTKIEAFLEEDPDRHGYIPPESRIKVGDILFIDENEVEIRVDNQREKYRIVNGTQVLRNDQRANLFEVKVGDRVILTFDDIYSPDISSIRVEDHERHIDGIYRGRLEQVNPRGNEIVLGSLVRYENGRWQSVRDTQMKLRVDNGNLYQGPSQTDLTGLSRFRGSEVYVAVENSYGTPGVAKLLTKDGSTLYYDSQISDVEFATNRMVVDGHSMGFHPGTIVVQNNRLVDVLNLDRGQTIHLAGDLNRGGRDAAFVSIEGSSIIDDRIDSSRIVVYRGNIEDIGHYGVTIGRLGYQLNYLQLENHRWQEVGRREKFTLTEDSFIFDSELELEIDSSHFIDSRFIDPQDIEDDELRRRVEDDFYFDKSAYFVVRERTYGDTVDREVLALNITPHVIYDRGSVQTEHSATASIEGVDLDQGQITLGNVRNWNGLNNRWERSQGQQEIDIHKTVILLNDRPISQEEVYLLRSGAQAYLIKNKNVSTQDDAYILIVEQ from the coding sequence ATGGGAAAAATGCTTCAAAGAAGGTTGGCGGGGTGCATGGGCATATTGGTTTTATTCTCCTTACTTTTGGTACCGACCTACGCAATCGAAGGGTTATCGAGCCATCCTGTTTATGAAGGGGTTTCTGACCCAATAGAAAGATATAATGAAACTCAATTTAATGATATTGACAATCACTGGGCTAGAGAAGCGATCCAAGAAGCAGCAGCCTTCGCTCTAATGAGTGGGGTGGATAATCAAAGATTTCAACCCGATGGAATTCTTTCCTATGCCGATGCCCTAACGGTCATTGTCAAGGCCATAGGACAGGAAGGGGAAGCCCAGCAGCTTGGAGAAAACCAAGCTCCAGCCGATGTGAGGAACCTATCACTACTGAGTACTGCAGATCATTGGATCCAAGGAACGATTCAAGTGGCCATAGAAAATGGGATTGTCACCCCTGAAGAGGCCGGTGAAATTTCAAACTTAACACCGAATCAATTGGAGACCATAGGAGAGCAGATAGAGGATCAATTGGACAATTACAATGAAGGAAACTACACAGCCCAAGAGTTGGCTGCTATTGAACAGCAGATCCGACAGAAGCTTGAGATCAACAGCACATGGAATCAGCCTACTACCCGACAACAAGTAGGACAATGGATAGCCAGAGCGTTGAAGTTAGACCCTGTCTATGGAGACAAGATGACCAAGGTGCGTCAATTCAAGGATTGGGAAAATATCGATACAGAAAAAGTCCCCTTCATTGAAGCCATGCTACAGGGGAACTATATGTCTGGCACTTCAGGAACGACTTTTGTGCCTCGAGGACAATTAACCCGAGGACAAATGGCACAAATTATTACGAAGGCCCATGATGACATGATGGACGCCCGCGGCATCACAAAATATACAGGAGACATCACAGCTGTAGAAACAGTGCAGCAGGATCAACAGGATGTCACACTTTTCACCATTAGAAAACAAGACCAAAGTCATCATGTATTAAGTGCTGTTGCCGGAAGTCATGATTTTATTGTGAAAAAGGATGGTACCATGGGACTATCTAACCGGTTAAGACGAGGAGATGTCCTCCGATACTATATTAATGAAGAAAACAAGGTACTCTATGGTGTTGTCGAGCCCCTTCAATCTAGAGAAATAGAAGGATTTGTGGAACTCGTCAATAGTGAAAGTAGACAGCTTATGGTCACAGACTTTGCTGATCAGCGACATGTGTTACAGGTGGCCCCTAATGCGGATATCACCGTCAACCAAAGAGCTTCCTCCCTCAATAATATTCTCTATGGACAAGAGGTGGTTGTCACCGTAAAGGGGAATAATGTCACCAAAATAGAGGCATTTTTAGAGGAAGATCCGGATCGACATGGATACATTCCACCGGAAAGTCGTATCAAGGTGGGGGACATTCTCTTTATAGATGAAAACGAAGTGGAAATACGGGTGGACAATCAACGGGAGAAATATCGGATTGTCAATGGAACCCAGGTACTGAGAAACGACCAAAGAGCAAACCTTTTTGAGGTTAAAGTAGGGGACCGAGTCATCCTAACCTTTGATGACATCTATAGCCCAGATATCTCAAGTATCCGGGTGGAGGATCACGAACGACATATCGATGGGATTTATCGAGGTCGATTGGAGCAGGTGAACCCCAGGGGCAATGAAATTGTCCTAGGAAGCCTAGTCCGCTATGAAAACGGAAGATGGCAATCGGTACGAGATACACAAATGAAGCTCAGGGTAGACAATGGCAACCTATACCAAGGACCAAGTCAAACAGACCTTACTGGGCTCAGTCGCTTTAGAGGAAGTGAGGTTTATGTGGCGGTGGAAAATAGCTACGGTACCCCGGGGGTGGCCAAGCTACTGACAAAGGATGGATCCACCCTCTATTATGACAGTCAAATTAGTGACGTTGAATTTGCCACAAATCGAATGGTGGTGGACGGCCACAGCATGGGCTTCCATCCCGGGACCATTGTGGTACAAAACAACCGATTGGTGGATGTGCTAAACCTAGACAGGGGACAAACAATCCACTTGGCAGGAGACCTCAATAGAGGCGGTCGAGACGCAGCATTTGTTTCCATTGAAGGTAGCAGCATCATCGATGATCGTATCGATAGCAGTCGTATTGTAGTGTACAGAGGAAACATTGAAGATATTGGCCACTATGGTGTCACCATTGGACGCCTAGGGTACCAGCTCAACTATCTACAGCTTGAAAACCACCGTTGGCAAGAGGTAGGCAGAAGAGAAAAATTCACCTTGACGGAGGATAGCTTTATATTTGACAGTGAACTGGAGCTGGAGATTGACAGCAGTCACTTTATTGATTCTCGATTCATTGATCCACAGGACATTGAGGATGATGAACTCAGGAGACGGGTAGAGGATGATTTTTACTTTGATAAGAGTGCTTACTTTGTTGTTCGGGAAAGAACATATGGAGACACAGTGGACCGAGAGGTGTTGGCCCTCAACATCACCCCACATGTGATTTATGACAGAGGATCAGTTCAAACAGAGCACAGCGCAACCGCCAGCATTGAAGGGGTAGACCTAGACCAGGGACAAATCACCCTAGGCAACGTACGTAACTGGAATGGGTTAAATAATCGCTGGGAAAGAAGCCAAGGACAGCAGGAAATTGACATTCATAAGACCGTCATTTTATTAAATGACAGGCCCATCAGCCAGGAAGAAGTATACTTACTTCGTTCAGGGGCCCAGGCTTATTTAATTAAAAATAAGAATGTATCGACTCAAGATGACGCTTATATACTCATCGTGGAGCAATAG
- a CDS encoding S-layer homology domain-containing protein: MKKTVMICFVLLLFMAASVQGFALQIPGYEGGIQNEMAYREVIFITGEPIVVEGTLNITDRGDRVSYIYRDLSNAARGVTMTRNVTIDKEIIENGSGQRQEIYSVSRYRESIRVDGVRYELTEQNHPWSKSNIYHQKPGVTYFAGNWDGKKVYTINRNEGSVTVQTTGNVVGYDHNWGTTETQTISHYIDYDRQVDEEDSIRWQGTVEVDVANNRTKSYHYEPNTPSQISFRGGYLLTQRDESVLKYSYDLPRVDEEGFTLRGRNIGTESTSLNTNPMNQRLTIPAMRDISGHWAERHVLLLASLEAVYPNSTDFGPNLPMSRGDFARAVAILMDIKQEEPENIRRIRGQEPVEAPQTFNDVSQAHPNQSFIEAVYERGIMAGVGDNSFKPNESLTRAQAAVVLIKALGFENLAPIQQYSTGFRDDQHIPLWARNAVYLARELGLVSGSTDGYYYPNNTLTKAEAAAMLTNFIDYLREDIRYDYRERILNY; this comes from the coding sequence ATGAAAAAAACAGTAATGATATGCTTTGTACTTCTCCTATTTATGGCCGCTAGTGTCCAGGGATTCGCTTTACAAATCCCTGGATATGAAGGGGGGATCCAAAATGAGATGGCCTATCGGGAGGTTATCTTTATTACTGGAGAGCCAATTGTTGTAGAGGGAACCCTAAACATCACCGACAGAGGGGATCGGGTCAGCTACATTTACCGAGACCTAAGCAATGCAGCCCGGGGTGTCACCATGACCCGTAATGTCACTATTGATAAAGAGATCATTGAAAATGGCAGTGGACAAAGACAAGAGATCTACAGCGTCAGTCGCTATCGAGAAAGCATTCGGGTAGATGGCGTACGCTATGAGCTCACAGAACAAAACCACCCATGGAGTAAGTCCAACATTTATCACCAAAAGCCAGGAGTCACCTACTTTGCTGGGAACTGGGATGGCAAAAAAGTATATACCATCAATCGAAATGAAGGATCCGTGACAGTTCAAACCACGGGCAACGTAGTTGGATATGACCACAATTGGGGAACAACAGAAACCCAAACCATCAGCCACTACATTGACTACGATAGGCAAGTTGATGAAGAGGATTCCATCCGATGGCAGGGAACCGTAGAGGTGGATGTGGCCAACAATCGGACAAAAAGCTATCATTATGAACCCAACACCCCTTCACAAATTAGCTTTCGTGGAGGCTATCTCTTAACCCAAAGAGATGAGAGCGTTTTAAAATATAGCTACGACCTACCTAGGGTAGATGAAGAGGGCTTTACTCTTCGGGGAAGAAATATAGGGACCGAAAGTACCAGCCTAAATACAAATCCGATGAATCAACGATTGACCATACCGGCCATGAGAGACATTAGTGGTCACTGGGCTGAACGACATGTATTACTACTGGCCAGTCTAGAGGCAGTGTATCCCAATAGTACGGATTTTGGTCCTAATTTACCCATGAGTCGAGGAGACTTTGCCCGGGCAGTGGCCATCCTCATGGATATAAAACAAGAGGAACCGGAAAATATTCGAAGGATCAGGGGGCAAGAACCTGTAGAGGCACCCCAAACATTTAACGATGTTTCCCAAGCTCATCCCAATCAAAGCTTCATTGAAGCGGTTTACGAACGGGGGATTATGGCAGGGGTTGGTGACAACAGCTTCAAACCCAATGAGTCCCTAACTCGGGCCCAAGCAGCAGTGGTCCTCATTAAAGCATTGGGATTTGAAAACCTAGCACCCATCCAGCAGTATAGTACAGGATTTAGGGATGATCAGCATATCCCCCTTTGGGCAAGAAATGCAGTATATTTAGCAAGAGAGCTAGGTCTAGTTAGTGGTAGCACAGATGGATACTACTATCCAAACAACACCCTAACAAAGGCAGAAGCCGCAGCCATGCTAACAAACTTCATTGACTACCTACGGGAAGACATACGCTATGATTATCGGGAAAGAATTTTAAATTATTAA
- a CDS encoding CTP synthase yields the protein MATKYIFVTGGVVSSLGKGITAASLGQLLKSRGLKVTIQKFDPYINIDPGTMSPYQHGEVFVTDDGAETDLDLGHYERFIDINLSKNSSVTSGKVYWSVITKERKGEYLGGTVQVIPHITNEIKERIYRVSKEGNFDVVITEVGGTVGDIESLPFLEAIRQVKYDVGQENVMYIHVTLVPYLGRAGELKTKPTQHSVKELRSIGIQPDVVVCRTEKALSNEMKDKIGLFCNLDPGNVVQNIDADSLYEVPLLLKEEGLDTMTLRRLGLEAGEPQLEEWQEIVRRDKNPQNSITIALVGKYVELRDAYLSVSEALTHAGIHNEAKVNIEWIHSGELAKDNVGEKLGQAHGILVPGGFGDRGVEGKILALQYARENEVPLLGICLGMQLAVVEFARNILGLAGAHSSELDPETPYPVIDLMPEQKDVEDMGGTMRLGLYPCKIYPKTKAKEAYGEDLIYERHRHRYEYNNEYRDQLIQAGLVISGISPDERLIEIVELKDHPWFVAAQFHPEFKSRPTRPHPLFREFVRASVENKK from the coding sequence ATGGCAACAAAGTACATTTTTGTAACAGGGGGTGTGGTCTCCTCCCTTGGAAAAGGCATTACAGCGGCGTCCCTAGGACAGTTATTAAAGAGCCGGGGGCTAAAGGTAACCATTCAAAAATTTGATCCCTACATTAATATAGACCCAGGAACCATGAGTCCCTATCAACATGGAGAGGTTTTTGTCACCGACGACGGGGCAGAGACGGATCTAGATCTGGGTCATTATGAAAGGTTTATTGACATTAACCTCAGTAAAAACAGCAGCGTCACCTCAGGAAAGGTATACTGGTCTGTCATTACCAAGGAGCGTAAAGGAGAGTATTTAGGGGGGACAGTCCAGGTGATTCCCCACATTACCAATGAAATCAAAGAACGGATTTATCGGGTTAGTAAAGAAGGAAACTTTGATGTGGTCATTACAGAGGTGGGAGGCACAGTGGGAGATATCGAGAGCCTACCCTTCCTAGAAGCCATCCGCCAGGTGAAATATGATGTGGGACAGGAAAATGTCATGTACATCCATGTGACACTAGTACCCTATTTAGGGCGGGCCGGCGAGTTAAAAACAAAGCCAACACAGCATAGTGTAAAGGAGCTCAGAAGTATTGGGATCCAACCAGACGTGGTGGTGTGCCGAACCGAGAAGGCCCTATCCAATGAAATGAAGGATAAGATCGGTTTGTTTTGTAACCTAGACCCAGGAAATGTCGTACAAAACATCGATGCAGATAGTTTATATGAAGTGCCCCTACTATTAAAAGAAGAAGGTTTAGACACCATGACCCTTCGACGCTTAGGATTAGAAGCAGGAGAACCCCAGCTAGAGGAATGGCAGGAAATCGTCAGACGAGATAAGAACCCCCAAAACAGCATTACAATTGCATTAGTAGGTAAATATGTGGAACTGAGAGATGCCTACCTATCTGTTTCAGAAGCATTAACCCACGCAGGGATACATAATGAAGCCAAGGTAAATATTGAATGGATCCACTCTGGGGAGCTGGCAAAGGATAATGTAGGAGAAAAACTCGGACAGGCCCATGGTATTTTAGTTCCAGGAGGCTTTGGCGATCGAGGCGTAGAGGGTAAAATCCTAGCATTACAATATGCTAGAGAAAATGAAGTACCCCTATTGGGAATCTGTCTAGGAATGCAGCTGGCAGTGGTAGAGTTTGCCCGAAACATTCTAGGACTGGCAGGAGCCCATAGTTCTGAGTTGGATCCTGAAACTCCATACCCTGTGATTGACTTAATGCCAGAGCAAAAAGATGTAGAGGACATGGGTGGCACCATGAGACTAGGACTGTACCCATGCAAGATCTACCCAAAAACAAAGGCAAAGGAAGCTTATGGTGAGGACTTAATTTACGAGCGCCATCGTCATCGTTATGAATATAATAATGAGTATCGCGATCAACTCATCCAAGCAGGACTTGTCATCAGTGGCATTTCCCCCGATGAAAGATTAATCGAAATCGTAGAACTAAAGGATCATCCATGGTTTGTGGCTGCACAGTTCCACCCGGAGTTCAAATCCAGACCAACAAGACCGCACCCACTCTTTAGGGAGTTTGTTAGGGCTTCGGTGGAGAATAAGAAGTAG
- a CDS encoding copper amine oxidase N-terminal domain-containing protein has product MKRKLALLLALVMVISMIPMSAFAASGNTETIIRGGVPRVADDYDSEVRRGEFTSLNSIIIRQDNYSVDATNFQLRIENGSWSGNAAYSVTDGVYGVDHDGEYSIASRTDRVLDIQLDRAITSGNDFEMPLYFKADGSGPVRVTVDPLDSGITGGTFTVANTAAGATITTIDDVITFSEVGSLDPIRIEETSMGSLGEGTHRVRLRLPSNFEWTGSEPTVRFINGLNGKASDNVTRYDGQRDLEIEITIDEQSRTRGAILIEGAQIYATSAAREGDVEVRVSGGDVTSETFLVAKYSDFDVTVKADGEPAELISGRFESNFDDEAHELQTLVIEEEVRDALLNNRRTTVELPSWVKILGVDVDVSGGDSNITFHGVEDDNEDRIENVRSGLYIFEEEDRGSNDIEFTIDSDSSDETKVELTFYVSVQASREGDIEAVVSGRSGAEGTVVLGTARKAVDFEVVGAVTTLDIGTKGQPIPDMIISEIDAEDILEGELIVNLSGGVTWDDYTVTVVDGDLEIDDVDDSNNQLILTFTNSDTSSVPSTIEITNAAINVDRTPADGAVNARIAGDAVRPNFSSANGATDEGYFDTGWVHSVKIADILAGGVAPGTDMPKVVLTIGSSTFTVDGNAEVAPAAPYIDAQNRTMLPLSIIGRTLGAEVDWNEASRTVLVTKGSDRVLFTIGSDAMVVNGMSIPMRSQAVITGDRTFIPLRDLGIALGVDVQWDEATRTVTIN; this is encoded by the coding sequence GTGAAGAGAAAATTAGCTTTATTATTAGCGCTTGTAATGGTAATTTCTATGATCCCAATGTCAGCATTTGCTGCATCAGGAAACACAGAAACCATTATTAGGGGCGGAGTGCCAAGAGTGGCAGATGATTATGACAGTGAAGTTAGAAGAGGTGAATTTACAAGCCTAAACTCTATAATCATTAGACAGGACAATTATTCAGTAGACGCAACAAATTTTCAATTAAGAATTGAAAATGGTAGTTGGTCTGGCAATGCTGCATACTCCGTGACAGACGGTGTGTATGGAGTGGATCATGATGGAGAGTACAGCATAGCTAGTAGAACTGATAGAGTGCTAGACATCCAACTAGACAGAGCGATCACTAGCGGCAATGATTTTGAAATGCCTCTATACTTTAAGGCAGACGGTTCAGGTCCTGTAAGAGTAACTGTTGATCCATTAGACAGTGGTATTACAGGTGGAACATTTACAGTAGCGAACACTGCTGCAGGTGCAACTATTACAACAATCGATGATGTAATTACATTTAGCGAAGTAGGTTCATTAGATCCGATTCGTATCGAAGAAACTTCTATGGGATCATTAGGTGAGGGAACTCACAGAGTTAGACTAAGATTACCATCTAACTTCGAGTGGACTGGATCAGAACCAACAGTTAGATTCATTAATGGTTTAAATGGAAAAGCAAGTGATAACGTAACTCGTTATGATGGACAACGAGATTTAGAGATTGAAATCACAATCGATGAACAAAGCAGAACAAGAGGTGCAATCTTAATTGAAGGTGCACAAATTTATGCTACAAGTGCTGCAAGAGAAGGCGATGTAGAAGTAAGAGTTTCTGGTGGAGATGTAACTTCTGAAACTTTCTTAGTAGCTAAATATTCAGATTTTGACGTTACAGTAAAAGCTGATGGTGAGCCAGCTGAATTAATCTCTGGTAGATTTGAAAGTAATTTTGATGATGAAGCTCATGAATTACAAACTTTAGTTATTGAAGAAGAAGTAAGAGATGCTCTATTAAATAACAGAAGAACAACTGTTGAATTACCAAGCTGGGTAAAAATACTTGGTGTAGATGTAGATGTTTCAGGTGGAGATAGTAACATTACTTTCCATGGCGTTGAAGATGACAATGAAGACCGAATTGAAAATGTAAGATCAGGGCTATATATCTTTGAAGAAGAAGACCGTGGTTCAAATGATATCGAATTTACCATCGATTCAGATTCTAGTGATGAAACAAAAGTTGAATTAACATTCTACGTATCTGTTCAAGCTTCAAGAGAAGGCGATATCGAAGCAGTCGTTTCTGGTAGAAGTGGTGCTGAAGGTACAGTAGTACTTGGTACAGCTAGAAAAGCTGTTGATTTTGAAGTAGTAGGTGCAGTAACTACATTAGATATCGGAACAAAAGGACAACCAATTCCTGATATGATAATTAGTGAAATTGATGCAGAAGATATTCTAGAAGGTGAATTAATTGTCAACTTATCAGGTGGAGTTACTTGGGATGACTATACAGTAACTGTAGTTGACGGTGACTTAGAAATTGATGATGTAGATGACAGTAACAACCAATTAATCCTTACGTTTACAAACTCAGATACGAGTTCAGTGCCAAGCACAATCGAAATCACAAACGCAGCTATTAACGTAGACAGAACTCCTGCTGACGGTGCAGTAAATGCAAGAATAGCTGGAGATGCTGTAAGACCAAACTTTAGTTCTGCAAATGGCGCAACTGATGAAGGATACTTTGATACTGGTTGGGTTCACTCTGTTAAAATAGCAGATATCCTTGCTGGAGGAGTAGCTCCTGGAACAGATATGCCAAAAGTTGTATTAACAATTGGTTCTTCAACATTCACAGTAGATGGAAATGCTGAAGTAGCTCCAGCTGCTCCATACATTGATGCACAAAACCGTACAATGCTACCATTAAGCATTATCGGAAGAACATTAGGTGCAGAAGTTGATTGGAACGAAGCATCAAGAACTGTTCTTGTAACAAAAGGAAGCGATAGAGTATTATTCACAATCGGAAGCGACGCAATGGTTGTAAATGGTATGAGCATTCCAATGAGATCACAAGCTGTAATCACAGGAGATAGAACGTTTATTCCATTAAGAGACTTAGGAATTGCTCTAGGCGTAGATGTACAATGGGATGAAGCAACAAGAACTGTAACAATTAACTAA
- a CDS encoding stalk domain-containing protein produces MKFKKCSLFVAGILIGGISMLGLTVYGDIANQVTAHLASHITFEFDGVMKPVPRGYTTLSYEGRTYVPARFIAEGLGAEVVWDEADQNIIITGPEKEELKEPEEQKPDLSEDEMTGEEEQEEEEQEEQEEEETRIIYDALPITYYDGDIRLRVQTIVIDDDQTRVFVSLLNEGNVSIQLDQSATVITIDGKEYKQLDTRIVNPYVSAWYNDIRKDDNVDSLVRMPVIPEDTEKLTIKFLVRENTLHAPQEKEVVFDIKL; encoded by the coding sequence ATGAAATTTAAAAAGTGTAGTCTCTTTGTTGCAGGCATATTAATTGGTGGCATTTCTATGCTAGGATTAACTGTGTATGGTGATATAGCTAACCAAGTAACAGCTCATTTAGCATCACATATTACATTTGAATTTGATGGTGTAATGAAACCAGTGCCACGGGGATATACTACCCTTTCCTATGAAGGAAGAACCTATGTGCCTGCTCGATTTATTGCAGAGGGCTTAGGAGCTGAGGTAGTATGGGATGAGGCTGATCAAAATATTATTATTACAGGTCCAGAGAAAGAGGAATTAAAAGAACCTGAAGAACAGAAACCTGATTTGTCAGAAGATGAAATGACAGGTGAAGAAGAGCAAGAGGAAGAAGAGCAAGAAGAGCAAGAGGAAGAAGAGACGAGAATAATATACGACGCCTTACCAATCACCTATTATGATGGAGATATCCGATTGAGAGTACAGACCATTGTCATAGATGATGATCAAACTAGAGTTTTTGTATCTCTTCTTAATGAAGGCAATGTGTCTATACAATTAGATCAAAGTGCGACTGTGATTACCATAGATGGGAAAGAATATAAACAATTAGATACGAGGATAGTAAATCCCTATGTATCCGCATGGTATAATGATATAAGAAAAGATGATAATGTAGACAGCCTTGTGCGTATGCCTGTCATACCGGAGGATACAGAGAAGCTGACAATCAAGTTCCTAGTGAGAGAAAATACCTTGCACGCTCCACAAGAAAAAGAAGTTGTTTTTGATATTAAGTTGTAA